The Carassius auratus strain Wakin chromosome 27, ASM336829v1, whole genome shotgun sequence genome includes a region encoding these proteins:
- the LOC113045274 gene encoding protein ABHD8-like, with protein sequence MLTSIIESIFCCLMGKTSSVVLPVESSDGKPADGYEFVEVKPGRVLRVRHILPERPATTEAQPEAGSSVHCKRKITVYRNGQLVIENLGDVLHAEILQCQNGDVEQCSTVEVELSDYTTAPSSPDPRPAPPLPTSDQQKPAPPPRCRRRRPKRTVLIDTERCISSCKGTHPDVALFFIHGVGGSLDIWGTQLEFFSRLGYEVIAPDLAGHGASTAPQIAAAYTFYALAEDLRAIFKRYARKRNILIGHSYGVSFCTFLAHEYPEQVHKVVMINGGGPTALEPSLCSIFQLPSCVLHCLSPCLAWSFLKAGFARQGAKEKQLLKEGNAFNVSPFVLRAMMSGQYWPEGDEVYHAELTVPILLVHGMFDKFVPIDEDQRMAEILLFAFLKVIEEGSHMVMMECPETVNTLLHEFFLWEPDNSKKDRVTRITADQTLAVSTGTPKVNKPLNK encoded by the exons ATGTTGACCAGCATCATCGAGAGCATCTTCTGCTGTCTGATGGGAAAGACGAGCAGCGTTGTGCTGCCGGTCGAGTCATCAGACGGAAAGCCTGCAGATGGATACGAGTTTGTGGAGGTGAAGCCGGGCCGTGTGCTGCGTGTACGCCACATCCTCCCCGAACGACCTGCTACGACAGAAGCTCAACCAGAAGCGGGCAGCAGCGTCCACTGCAAGCGCAAGATCACGGTGTACCGCAACGGCCAGCTGGTGATCGAGAACCTGGGAGACGTCCTCCACGCCGAGATCCTGCAGTGTCAGAACGGAGACGTGGAGCAGTGCAGCACAGTGGAGGTGGAGCTGTCCGATTACACCACTGCACCCTCGTCCCCGGATCCCAGACCCGCTCCACCGCTTCCCACCTCAGACCAGCAGAAGCCGGCTCCTCCTCCCAGATGCCGGCGGAGGAGACCCAAGCGCACCGTGCTGATCGATACGGAGCGCTGCATCAGCAGCTGTAAGGGGACACATCCGGACGTGGCGCTCTTCTTCATCCACGGCGTGGGCGGCTCGCTGGACATTTGGGGGACTCAGCTGGAATTCTTTTCGCGGCTGGGTTATGAGGTCATCGCCCCGGATTTGGCAGGACATGGTGCCAGCACTGCCCCTCAGATAGCAGCGGCGTACACCTTCTACGCTCTCGCAGAGGACCTGCGCGCCATATTTAAGAGATACGCCAGAAAACGGAACATCCTCATTGGTCACTCCTACGG GGTGTCGTTCTGTACGTTCCTGGCACACGAGTATCCGGAGCAGGTGCATAAGGTGGTGATGATCAACGGAGGCGGCCCCACGGCGCTGGAGCCCAGCCTGTGCTCCATCTTCCAGCTTCCCTCCTGCGTCCTGCACTGTCTGTCTCCCTGTCTGGCCTGGAGCTTCCTCAA AGCTGGTTTCGCCAGACAGGGTGCTAAAGAGAAGCAGCTTCTGAAAGAGGGAAACGCTTTTAACGTGTCTCCGTTCGTCCTGCGAGCGATGATGAGCGGTCAGTACTGGCCCGAGGGGGACGAGGTTTACCACGCTGAGCTGACCGTCCCTATACTGCTGGTGCACGGCATGTTCGACAAGTTTGTGCCGATTGATGAGGACCAGCGGATGGCAGAG ATCCTCTTGTTTGCGTTCCTGAAAGTGATCGAGGAAGGCAGTCACATGGTGATGATGGAGTGTCCAGAGACGGTCAACACGCTCCTGCACGAGTTCTTCCTCTGGGAACCTGACAATAGCAAAAAAGATAGGGTTACCAGGATAACAGCCGACCAGACGCTCGCCGTCAGCACAGGGACGCCCAAGGTCAACAAGCCCCTTAACAAATAA